Proteins from a genomic interval of Sphingomonas sp. Y38-1Y:
- the groES gene encoding co-chaperone GroES: protein MNFRPLHDRVLVRRVEAEEKTAGGIIIPDTAKEKPQEGEVVAAGAGAKNDKGEISPLDVKAGDRILFGKWSGTEVKVGGEDLLIMKESDILGIVEA from the coding sequence ATGAACTTTCGTCCGCTGCACGACCGCGTGCTGGTCCGCCGCGTCGAGGCCGAGGAAAAGACGGCTGGCGGCATCATCATCCCCGACACCGCCAAGGAAAAGCCCCAGGAGGGCGAGGTCGTGGCGGCCGGTGCCGGTGCCAAGAACGACAAGGGCGAGATCAGCCCGCTGGACGTCAAGGCCGGCGACCGCATCCTGTTCGGCAAGTGGTCGGGCACCGAGGTCAAGGTGGGCGGCGAAGACCTGCTCATCATGAAGGAAAGCGACATCCTCGGCATCGTCGAGGCGTAA
- the groL gene encoding chaperonin GroEL (60 kDa chaperone family; promotes refolding of misfolded polypeptides especially under stressful conditions; forms two stacked rings of heptamers to form a barrel-shaped 14mer; ends can be capped by GroES; misfolded proteins enter the barrel where they are refolded when GroES binds), protein MAAKDVKFSRDARERILRGVDILADAVKVTLGPKGRNVVIDKSFGAPRITKDGVTVAKEIELKDKFENMGAQMVREVASKTNDVAGDGTTTATVLAQAIVREGMKSVAAGMNPMDLKRGIDLAVEKVVADVKARSKPVSGSSEVAQVGIISANGDKEVGEKIAEAMEKVGKEGVITVEEAKGLEFELDVVEGMQFDRGYLSPYFITNPEKMSVELADPYILIHEKKLSNLQSMLPVLEAVVQSGRPLLIIAEDIEGEALATLVVNKLRGGLKVAAVKAPGFGDRRKAMLEDIAVLTKGEVVSEDLGIKLESVTLGMLGTAKRVTIDKDNTTIVDGAGDADSIKGRTEAIRQQIEITTSDYDREKLQERLAKLAGGVAVIKVGGATEVEVKERKDRVDDALHATRAAVEEGIVPGGGTALLYGTRALDGLTGSNEDQTRGIDIVRKSLTALVRQIASNAGHDGAVVSGKLLDQTDTSFGFNASTDTYENLVAAGVIDPTKVVRTALQNAASVAGLLITTEATVAELPEDKPAMPAMPGGGMGGMDF, encoded by the coding sequence ATGGCAGCCAAGGACGTGAAATTCAGCCGCGACGCGCGTGAGCGCATCCTGCGCGGCGTCGACATCCTCGCCGACGCGGTCAAGGTCACGCTGGGGCCCAAGGGCCGCAACGTCGTCATCGACAAGAGCTTCGGCGCGCCGCGCATCACCAAGGACGGCGTCACCGTCGCCAAGGAGATCGAGCTCAAGGACAAGTTCGAGAACATGGGCGCGCAGATGGTGCGCGAAGTGGCCTCGAAGACCAACGACGTCGCCGGTGACGGCACGACCACCGCGACGGTCCTCGCCCAGGCGATCGTCCGCGAGGGCATGAAGTCGGTTGCGGCCGGCATGAACCCGATGGACCTGAAGCGCGGCATCGACCTGGCGGTCGAGAAGGTCGTCGCCGACGTCAAGGCGCGCTCGAAGCCCGTCTCGGGCTCGTCGGAAGTCGCGCAGGTCGGCATCATCTCGGCAAACGGCGACAAGGAAGTCGGCGAGAAGATCGCCGAGGCGATGGAGAAGGTCGGCAAGGAAGGCGTCATCACCGTCGAGGAGGCCAAGGGTCTCGAGTTCGAGCTGGACGTCGTCGAGGGCATGCAGTTCGACCGCGGCTACCTGTCGCCCTACTTCATCACGAACCCCGAGAAGATGTCGGTCGAGCTCGCCGATCCGTACATCCTGATCCACGAGAAGAAGCTGTCGAACCTGCAGTCGATGCTGCCGGTGCTCGAGGCCGTGGTGCAGAGCGGTCGTCCGCTCCTCATCATCGCCGAGGACATCGAGGGTGAGGCGCTGGCCACGCTCGTCGTCAACAAGCTGCGCGGCGGCCTGAAGGTCGCGGCCGTCAAGGCGCCGGGCTTCGGCGATCGTCGCAAGGCGATGCTCGAGGACATCGCCGTCCTGACCAAGGGCGAAGTCGTCAGCGAGGATCTGGGCATCAAGCTCGAGAGCGTCACGCTCGGCATGCTCGGCACCGCCAAGCGCGTCACCATCGACAAGGACAACACCACCATCGTCGATGGCGCCGGTGATGCCGACTCGATCAAGGGCCGTACCGAGGCGATCCGTCAGCAGATCGAGATCACGACCTCTGACTACGACCGCGAGAAGCTGCAGGAGCGTCTGGCCAAGCTTGCGGGCGGCGTTGCCGTCATCAAGGTCGGCGGCGCGACCGAGGTCGAGGTCAAGGAGCGCAAGGATCGCGTCGACGACGCGCTGCACGCGACCCGCGCGGCCGTCGAAGAGGGCATCGTCCCCGGCGGCGGCACGGCGCTGCTCTATGGCACGCGTGCGCTCGACGGCCTGACCGGCTCGAACGAGGACCAGACGCGCGGTATCGACATCGTCCGCAAGTCGCTGACCGCGCTGGTTCGCCAGATCGCCAGCAACGCGGGCCATGACGGCGCGGTCGTGTCGGGCAAGCTGCTCGACCAGACCGACACCTCGTTCGGCTTCAATGCGTCGACCGACACGTACGAGAACCTGGTTGCGGCCGGCGTGATCGACCCGACCAAGGTCGTTCGCACCGCGCTCCAGAACGCGGCGTCGGTCGCGGGCCTGCTCATCACGACCGAAGCGACGGTCGCCGAGCTGCCCGAGGACAAGCCCGCGATGCCGGCGATGCCCGGCGGCGGCATGGGCGGCATGGACTTCTGA
- the sppA gene encoding signal peptide peptidase SppA — protein sequence MKLVRAAWKLLVGVKDALVLLFMLLFFVTLFALLSARPNPATVSNGALVVSLDGQLVEQPQETDPFASLAGGQVTKQTRLRDVIRALDLARTDPKVKAVVLDMDSFTGGYPAVVAQVGEAVGRVRAANKPVLAYALGYTDAGYLIAANASEIWAHPLVGTAFMGPGGSQLYYKGLIDKLGVNAHIYRVGTYKSAVEPYLRADQSPEARAANQALYGAILGRWQELVAKARPKARVADFLNRPAEMVQAAGGDLSRANVEAGIIDKTGDEIAFGKRVAELAGAPAGKPAGSYNTIKLADYLSANPLPTSGDAIGVVTVAGEIVDGEAGSGTAGGDTIARLVLKGLAEKKLKALVVRVDSPGGSVLASEKIRQAILQAKAQGLPVIVSMSGLAASGGYWVSTPADLIFAEPNTITGSIGVFGIIPTFENALSKIGVTSDGVRTTPLSGQPDVFGGTTPAFDAILQGSIEDIYRRFVGVVAASRKLAPARVDEIGQGRVWDGGTARQIGLVDRFGGLADAIAEAARRAKLDPAKVRPVYLDKEPSWAAQLAEAWQQERDRDKGSEESRIGGDLFARVTADRRARLGQALGDVRRLLGGQSVQARCLECSGFAPATPTAADRALAELMIGRALP from the coding sequence GTGAAGCTGGTGCGTGCAGCCTGGAAGTTGCTGGTCGGCGTGAAGGACGCGCTGGTCCTCCTGTTCATGCTTCTGTTCTTCGTCACGCTGTTCGCGCTTCTGTCCGCGCGGCCCAACCCCGCGACCGTCAGCAACGGCGCGCTGGTGGTGTCGCTGGACGGTCAGCTCGTCGAACAGCCGCAGGAGACCGACCCGTTCGCGAGCTTGGCCGGCGGACAGGTCACCAAGCAGACCCGGCTGCGCGACGTGATCCGCGCGCTCGACCTTGCCCGCACCGATCCGAAGGTGAAGGCGGTCGTGCTCGATATGGACAGCTTCACCGGCGGCTATCCCGCGGTGGTGGCTCAGGTCGGCGAGGCGGTGGGCCGCGTTCGCGCCGCGAACAAGCCCGTCCTCGCCTATGCGCTCGGCTATACCGATGCCGGCTATCTCATCGCCGCCAATGCCAGCGAGATCTGGGCGCACCCGCTGGTCGGCACCGCGTTCATGGGTCCGGGCGGATCGCAGCTCTACTACAAGGGGCTGATCGACAAGCTGGGCGTGAACGCGCACATCTATCGCGTCGGCACGTACAAGTCGGCGGTCGAGCCCTACCTGCGCGCAGACCAGTCGCCGGAGGCGCGCGCCGCCAACCAGGCGCTCTATGGCGCGATCCTGGGCCGCTGGCAGGAACTGGTGGCCAAGGCGCGCCCCAAGGCGCGCGTCGCCGACTTCCTCAACCGCCCGGCCGAGATGGTGCAGGCAGCCGGCGGCGATCTCAGCCGTGCCAATGTCGAGGCGGGCATCATCGACAAGACCGGCGACGAGATCGCGTTCGGCAAGCGCGTCGCCGAACTCGCCGGCGCGCCGGCCGGCAAGCCCGCGGGCAGCTACAACACGATCAAGCTCGCCGACTATCTCTCCGCCAACCCGCTGCCTACGTCGGGCGACGCGATCGGCGTCGTGACCGTCGCCGGCGAGATCGTCGATGGCGAGGCGGGCTCGGGCACCGCGGGCGGCGACACGATCGCGCGCCTGGTGCTGAAGGGCCTTGCCGAAAAGAAGCTCAAGGCACTGGTCGTCCGCGTCGACTCGCCCGGCGGGTCGGTGCTGGCGTCGGAGAAGATCCGTCAGGCGATCCTCCAGGCCAAGGCGCAGGGTCTGCCCGTCATCGTCTCGATGAGCGGCCTTGCCGCTTCGGGTGGGTACTGGGTCTCGACTCCCGCCGACCTGATCTTCGCCGAGCCCAACACCATCACCGGCTCGATCGGCGTGTTCGGCATCATCCCCACGTTCGAGAACGCGCTGTCCAAGATCGGCGTGACCAGCGACGGCGTTCGCACGACGCCGCTGTCCGGGCAGCCCGACGTGTTCGGCGGCACCACCCCGGCGTTCGATGCGATCCTGCAAGGATCGATCGAGGACATCTACCGCCGCTTCGTCGGCGTGGTCGCCGCCTCGCGCAAGCTGGCGCCGGCGCGCGTCGACGAGATCGGCCAGGGTCGCGTCTGGGACGGCGGCACCGCGCGCCAGATCGGGCTGGTCGATCGCTTCGGGGGTCTGGCCGACGCGATCGCCGAGGCGGCGCGCCGCGCCAAGCTCGACCCCGCCAAGGTCCGCCCCGTCTATCTCGACAAGGAGCCGAGCTGGGCCGCGCAGCTTGCCGAGGCGTGGCAGCAGGAGCGTGATCGCGACAAGGGCTCGGAGGAGTCGCGGATCGGCGGCGACCTGTTCGCACGCGTCACCGCCGACCGCCGCGCGCGGCTGGGCCAGGCGCTCGGCGACGTGCGCCGCCTG